CGCGGCGGCGTAGATACCGTACGCCCGGTGGCCGAAGTAGGCCGAGTTCAGGTAGCGCTCGAGGATGTCCTCCTTCGACATCTGCTTCTCGACGTCGAGGGCGAGCCGCATCTCCCTGACCTTGCGGATGCTGGTCTGGGCGGTGGCCGCCTGCACCTCGTGCGGTGTCGTGGCGCTGTCCCGCAGGGCCATCCGGACGTACTGCATGGTGAGCGTCGATGCGCCCTGGGAGACCCCACCGGACTGGGAGTTGGCGACGAACGCCCGGACCACACCCTTCGGGTCCACGCCCCGGTGCTGGTAGAAGCGATTGTCCTCGGCGGCGACCATGGCGTGCTGCATGCTCGGCGCGATGTCCTTGAGTTTCGTGTACTGCCGGTACTCCTCGTAGAACATGGTCAGCACGGTCTTGCCGTCGGCGGCGTAGAGGTAGGACGTCTCGGCGGGCAGCGTGGTGCGCAGCAGGTCGGCCTTGTGCTCGGAGAACTCCGCGCCGGCCTGCGCGCCGATGCCGGCGGCGGCGACGATCGGATACGCCACGGCCGCCGTGATGATCCCGGCGATCAGCCCGGCGCGGAGGAGAGGGACACAACGACCAAGGGAAGCAAGGGGTCGGATGCTCACGCCGTCAAGCTATGACATATCCCGTTAAGAGATGAGTCGTATTCATAATTCTCTCGAGGGATTTTCGGCCCCGGGAGGGTGACCTGCGGCGGTGGTGACGCGCCACACTCTCCGATGCGCTGTCCCGCGCGCCGGCTTCCCGGCAGGATCGCGGGCATGCGTGGTCAGCCGATCGGAGCGCCTGTGGGCGTCGTGCCGGAACCCGACCTCGGTCACCACGGTGACGCCGAGGTCGGCGACGGCCTGGTCGACCTCGCGGTCAACGTCCGTCAGGCCCCGATGCCGCCCTGGCTGGCCGAGCCCGTCGCCGCCGCCCTGGGCGACCTCGCCCGCTATCCCGACCCGGTCCCGGCCCGGGCGGCGGTCGCCGCCCGGCACCGCCGGCCCCCGGCGGAGGTCCTGCTCACCGCCGGGGCCGCCGAGGGCTTCGTGCTGATCGCGCAGGCGTTGCGCGGGGTACGCCGACCGGTGGTGGTGCATCCACAGTTCACCGAGCCGGAGGCCGCGCTCGCCGCCGCCGGTCACCGGGTGGAGCGGGTGCTGCTCGACGCGGCCGACGGGTTCCGGCTCGACCCGGCCCGGGTGCCCGCCGACGCCGACCTGGTGGTGATCGGCAACCCCACCAACCCGACCTCGGTGCTGCACCCGGCCGACACGATCGCCGCGCTGGCCCGCCCCGGTCGGGTCCTGGTGGTGGACGAGGCGTTCGCCGACACCACCGCCGTACCGGGTGTGCCGGGCGAGCCGGAGTCGCTCGCCAGCCGGCGCGACCTGCCCGGCCTGCTGGTGCTCCGCAGCCTCACCAAGACCTGGGGACTGGCCGGGCTGCGGATCGGCTACCTGCTCGGCGCGGCCGACCTGCTGGCCCGGCTCGCGCGGGTCCAGCCGCTCTGGGCGGTCTCCACCCCGGCGCTGGCCGCCGCGACGGCCTGTGCCGCACCGGAAGCGGTCGCCGCCGAACGCGCCATCGCCGCGCGCCTGGCCACCGACCGCGACCACCTGGTGGCCCGCCTCGCCGCCCTGCCCGGCGTACGCGTCGCGGGCCGTCCGGCCAGCGCGTTCGTACTCTTGGAGATCACCGGCGCGGACCGGATCCGGCTCGCCCTGCGCGAGCGGGGCTGGGCGGTGCGCCGGGGCGACACCTTCCCCGGGCTCGGCCCGGACTGGCTGCGGGTGGCGGTCCGCGACCCGCGGACCACCGACGCGTTCACCGAGGTACTGGCGGAGATCCTGGAGGCTTAACGGTGGAGACCACGATCGCGGCGATCGGCCCGCTCGACGAGGCGGCCATGGCCGCCGCCCGAGACCTTCAGGCCCGGCTGACCAAGCCGGCCGGCTCTCTCGGCACCCTGGAGGAGCTTTCGGTACGCCTCGCCGGGCTGGCCGGCGCCTGCCCGCCGCCGCTGCCCGAACCGGCGGCGGTGGCGATCTTCGCGGGCGACCACGGCGTCCACGCCCAGGGTGTCACTCCCTGGCCGCAGGAGGTCACCGCCCAGATGATCGGCAACTTCCTGGCCGGCGGGGCGGTGGTGAACGCCTTCGCCCGCCAGGCCGGTGCTTCGGTGACCGTGGTCGACGTGGGCGTGGCCACCCCGCTGCCCGTGTCCGGCCCGCCGCCGGCCGCCGACGCGTCACCCGGTTCACCGGCGGTCGCTGACGTGCTTCCCGGCGTACCGGCGACCGGGGCCGGGATCGACGCGCCCCGGCTGGTGGCGGCGAAGGTCCGCGCCGGCACCCGGGACCTGACCGTCACCGCCGCCCTCACCCGGGACGAGGCACGGGCGGCGGTGGAGACCGGGATCCGGGTCGCCGACGAGTTGATCGCGGCGGGGGCGGGCATCCTGCTCACCGGCGACATGGGCATCGGCAACACCACTCCGTCGGCCGCCCTGGTCGCCGCCTTCACCGGGAGCGACCCGGCCGAGGTTACCGGTCGCGGCACCGGCGTCGACGACGAGACGTACCAGCGGAAGGTGGACGTGGTGCGGCGCGCGCTGCGCCGGCACCAGCCCGAACCGGCCGACCCGCTCGGCGTGCTCGCCGCCGTCGGCGGCCTGGAACACGCCGCGCTGACCGGGCTGATCCTGGCCGCGGCGGCCCGCCGGACCCCGGTGCTGCTGGACGGGGTGATCGCGGTCTCCGCCGCGCTCGCCGCCGCCGCGTTCACCCCGCACGCGGTGGGCGCGATGATCGCCGGGCACCGGTCCGCCGAGCCGGGAGCCACCGTCGCACTGCGTCACCTCGGCCTCGACCCCCTGGTCGACCTGGGGCTGCGCCTCGGCGAGGGGACCGGCGCGCTGCTCGCCCTGCCGGTGGTGACCGGGGCGGCCCGGGTACTGCATGAGGTGGCCACCTTCGACGCGGCAGGAGTGGCCGAGAAATGAGCGAGCAGGGCGAGCGAAGCGAGGCGGCGGCGTGAGCGAGCAGGGCGAGCGAACCATGGGGCTCAGTAGCGGGGCGCCTCGCGCTGCCGGGGAGCGAAGCGAGGCGGCGGCGTGAGCGAGAATCCGTACCCGCTGGGGTTGCGGCTGGCCGGTCGGCGGGTGGTCGTGGTCGGCGGTGGCACGGTCGCCACCCGCCGGGTGCCGGCGCTGCTGGACGCCGGCGCGGACGTCCTGCTGGTCGCCCCGGAACTCACCCCGGCGCTGCGGGCGCACGTCGACGCCGGCCGGCTGCACTGGGAGCCGCGTCGGTTCGTCCCGGCCGACCTGAACGGGGCGTGGCTGGTCCAGGTGGCCGTGGACGACCGGGCCGCCGCGGCGGCGGTCAGTGCCGTCGCCGCCGAACGTCGGATCTTCTGCGTACGCGCCGACGACCGGTTCGCCGCCACCGCCTGGACCCCCGCGGTCACCCGGCACGGCCCGGTCACCGTCGGCGTGCTCGGCGGCGGCGACCCGCACCGGTCCCGGGCGACCCGGGACGCTGTCCGCGACCTGCTGGACGGCCCGGACAGCCCGCTGCGACCGGAGGCGGGGACGGGGACACGGCGGCGGGCCGGACAGGTGGCCCTGGTCGGGGCGGGACCGGGCGACCCGGAGCTGATCACCCTCCGGGGCTGGCGGCTGCTCGCCGAGGCGGACGTGGTGATCGCCGACCGGCTGGTGCCCGGGCTGCTCCTCGACGAACTGCACCCCGACGTGGAACTGGTCGACGCCTCGAAGATCCCGTACGGGCCGTCTCGGGCCCAGGAGGAGATCAACCGGATCCTCGTGGAGCGGGCGTCGGCCGGCGCGTTCGTGGTCCGGCTCAAGGGCGGTGACCCGTACGTCTTCGGCCGGGGCGGCGAGGAACTGCTGGCCTGCGCGGCGGCCGGTGTGCCGGTGACCGTGGTGCCCGGGGTGACCAGCTCGATCGCGGTTCCGGCGTTGGCCGGCATCCCGGTCACCCACCGGGGGGTGGCCCACGAGTTCACCGTGGTCTCCGGGCACCTCGCGCCGGAGCATCCGGAGTCCCGGGTGAACTGGCCGGCGCTCGCCGCGCTGCGTGGCACGCTGGTGATCCTGATGGGCCTGAAGAACCTGTCGGCGATCACCGCCACCCTGCTCGCGCACGGCCGTGATCCGGCCACCCCGGCGGCTGTGGTGCAGGAGGGCACCACCAGCGCCCAGCGCACCATCCACTCCACCCTCGCCACCGTGGCGGCCGACGCGGCGGCTGCCGGTCTGCGTCCCCCCGCCGTGGTGGTCCTCGGCGACGTCGTCTCCGCCCTGCCCCACCCCTGACCCCGGCCCCACCCCTGACCCCGGCCCGGCCCCGCCCGCCCGGCCCGCCTGTCCGGGCCGGCTTGTCCGGGTCGCCATCTCGCCGAAATGGCGGTGTCCGAAGCCCTGCGACACCCCCGTTTCGGCGAAATGGAGTCGATCACGGGGCCGAGAGGCCGGCGGGCGGCGCGCGGGGCGGAGTCGATCACGGGGCGGGGGGCGCGTAGGGCGGAGACGACGAACGGCGGCGGGGGACCGGAGTCCCCCGCCGCCGTCGGTCGGGTCGGGTCAGACCTTGAGCATGTTGTCCAGCAGCAGGGCGCAGCGGATCAGCCCGAGGTGGCTGTACGCCTGCGGGTGGTTGCCCAGCCCACGCTCGGCGAGCGGGTCGTACTGCTCGGGAGCAGCCCGGTCGGCCCCGCCGTGTCGATCATCTGGGTGAACAGCTCCTCCGCGTCGGTGCGTCGACCGGTGCGCAGGTACGCCTCGATCAGCCACGCCGTGCAGATGTGGAAGCCGCCCTCCCGGCCGGGCAGGCCGTCGTCCCAGTGGTACCGGTAGACGACCGGGCCGCTACGCAGGTCCGCCTCGATCTTGAGCACGGTGGAGAGGAAGCGCGGGTCGTCGCCGGGGAGCAGCCCGGACAGGCCGATCCAGAGAGACGAGGCATCCATCTCCTCGTCCCCGTACGCGACGCTGTACGCCTCGACGCCCTCGTGCCAGCCGTGCTCGAGCACGTTCGCGGCGATCCGCTCGCGCAGCTCCACCCACTCCGGCCGGTCGCCCTCGCCGTGCTGCCGGATCACGTTCAGTGCCCGGTCGACGGTCATCCAGCACATCACCTTCGAGAAGATGTGGTGCCGGGGCGGGAGGCGGGCCTCCCAGATGCCGTGGTCGGGCTCGTGCCAGCGGCGGCGGACCGCCTCGACCATGTTCTCCAGCACCCGCCACTCGGTCTCGCGTACCGAGCCTCGGGCGTCGGCCACGGCCGCGATCAGGTCGGCGATCGGGCCGAAGACGTCGAGCTGGAGCTGGTGGTTGGCGAGGTTGCCGACCCGCACCGGACGGGAGCCGGCGTAGCCGGGGAGGGTGTCGATGACCGCCTCGGCGCCCAGCTCGTACCCGTCGACGGTGTAGAGCGGGTGCAGCCGCTCCGGGTGCCCACCGGTGCGCTCGATGCAGCCGTCCACCCAGCGCAGCAGCGCCTCGGCCTCCTCGATGGAGCCGAGGTCGACCAGCACCCGCGCGGTCATCGACGCGTCCCGCAGCCAGCAGTACCGGTAGTCCCAGTTACGGACGCCGCCCAGCTCCTCCGGCAGTGAGGTGGTCGCCGCCGCGAGGATCGAGCCGGTCGCCTCGTGACACAGCCCGCGCAGCGTGAGCGCGCTGCGGACGACCAGGTCACGCGCGGTCTGCGGCAGCCGCAGCGAGGCCGCCCAGTCCTTCCACGGCTGCTCGGCGAGCGTCTGCCGCTCGTGCACCGGGACCCGGTGGTGCTCCAGGCTGTGCGTGCCGAAGCGCAGCTCGCAGGTGACCTGCCCGCCGGCGGCGGCCAGGTCGACCACCGCCTTGGCGGTCTCGTACCCGCCGTCGTTGGTCACCTGCCACTGCACGCCGGGGGAGTAGAGCGCCACCGGCTCGTTGGAGCCGAGCACCAGCAGCCCGTCACCGAGCGGCTGGAGCTGCACGGCCACCTGGCCGAACTCCGGCCGGGGGGCGAACTCCAGCCGGACCCGGCCGGAGCCGGTGAGCACCCGGATCAGGGTCGAGTCGCCGGAGACCATGGTCGACTCGCTCGGCACGTGGTCGCTGGACGGCCGGTCGAGCCAGTCGGTCACGGTCAGCCCCGACCAACGGGTCTCCACCGTCATGGTGCCGCTGCGGTAGCGCTGCCCCAGCGGGATGCCGCCCCGCTCCGGGGCGACGCTGAAGTGCCCGGCCGGGCTGCCGCCGACCAGGTCGGCGAAGATGGCCGCCGAGTCCGGCTTGGGGTGGCACAGCCAGCTGATCTTGGCTTCCGGGGTGAGCAGCGCGACGGTCCGCCCGTTCGCCAGCATTGAGTGCCGCTCGATCGGCACCGCCCGCTCACCGAACAGCCAGTGCCGCCGGGTCTCCAGCAGCAGGGCCAACGCCCGGGCGGCCTCGATCGGCTCGGCGACCCGGTACTGCGCCTTCGTCTCCCCGGGGCCGATCTTGATGCCGACGTCGGGGCCGTGCAGGTTGCCGAAGGCGTTCTCGTCGGTGACGTCGTCCCCGATGAACAGCACCGCGCTCGCGGCGAGCTGGGTCCGGAGCTGGTCCATGGCGGTGCCCTTGTGGGTGGCGACCACCGACAGCTCGATGACCTCCTTGCCCTGGGTGACCGTGACCCCGTCCCAGGTGGCCGGCCCGTTGCGGACCGCCTCGACGGCCTGGGCCGCGATCTGCGGCGGCACCCCCCGGGTGTGCACCGCGACGCTGGCCGGCTTGCGTTCCAACCGGACGCCCGGGTGGGCGGCGGCGATATCGCGCAGCTCGTTGCGCATCCGGGTCCGTACGGCGATCAGCTCGGGGCTGAGCCGTTCGACGAAGCCGATGTCGAACTCGGAGCCGTGGCTGCCCACCAGGTGCACCTCGCTGGGCAGCCGGGACAGGGCGGCCAGGTCGCGCAGCGCGCGTCCGGAGACCACCGCGACGCTGGTCTGCGGCAGCGCGGCGAGCGCCCGTACGGCGGCCACCGACTCGTGCAGCGGGACGGCCTTGCTCGGATCCTCGACGATCGGGGCGAGCGTGCCGTCGTAGTCGCAGGCGACCAGAAGTTGGGGGACCCGGGCGATCCGGCCGATCGCCGCGCGCAGCTCGGGGTCCATGACCTCGGAGGTCTGCGTGGTCTCGGTGGCGGTCGTGTTCACGCCGCCTCCACGTCAGGTGTGCCGAGTTCGCTGAGGAACGACCGGGCCCAATGGCCCACATCGTGGGTACGCAGGTGTCGTTGCATGATTCGCATGCGGCGGCGGGCCTCCGTCCGCTCCACGTGCACAGCCTTCAGCAGGGCTTCCTTGACCGCTTCGGGGTCGTGCGGGTTACACAGAAACGCCTGGCGCAGCTCCGTCGCCGCACCGGCAAACTCACTGAGCACGAGCGCGCCGCCCTGGTCGGCGCGCGATGCCACGTACTCCTTGGCCACCAAATTCATTCCGTCTCGCAGCGGGGTCACCATCATCACGTCCGCCGCAACATACATCGCGGCGAGCTCACTGCGAGAGTACGACTGATGAAGATAGTGGACGGCCGGCACGCCGACCCGGCCGTACTCGCCGTTGATCCGGCCGACTTCTCGTTCGACCTTCACCCGCAGCGCCTGATAGTGCTCGACCCGTTCTCGACTCGGGGTGGCCACCTGCACCATGACCGCCTCCGGAACTGTCAGCTTTCCGTCAGAGAGCAGCTCGCGGAATGCCTTGAGGCGCAGCTCGATGCCCTTGGTGTAGTCCAGCCGGTCCACGCCCAGGATGATCGTCTTCGGGTTGCCCAACTCCTCGCGGATCTGCTTGGCCCGGGCCTGGATCCCCGGGTCGGCGGCGAGCCGCTCCATCTCCTTGACGTCGATCGAGATCGGGAACGCGCCGGCCTTGACCCGTCGGCCGTCGACCTGGATCATCTGCCCCTCGTAGCGCAGGCCGAGCAGGTGCCGGGCCAACCGGACGAAGTTCTGCGCGGCCAGCCGCTGCTGGAAACCGACCAGGTCGGCGCCGAGCAGGCCACGCAGCACCTCGGCCCGCAGCGGCATCTGCATGAACAGCTCGATCGGCGGGAACGGGATGTGCAGGAAGAAGCCGATCTTGAGGTCCGGCCGGAGCTCGCGGAGCATCGCCGGGACGAGCTGGAGCTGGTAGTCCTGCACCCAGACCGTCCCGCCCTCGGCCGCCACCTCCGCTGCGGCCTCCGCGAACCGGGCGTTGACCAGCCGGTACGCGTCCCGCCAGCGCCGCTTGTACGCCGGGGTCTCCACCGCGTCGTGGTAGAGCGGCCAGATCGTGGCGTTGGACTGCCCCTCGTAGTAGCGCTCCAGCTCCTCGGCGCTCAGCGGCACCGGGTGCAGCCGGATGCCCTCCACCTCGAACGGGTCGGGGGCGGCGCCGGTACCGCCCGCCCAGCCGACCCAGGTGCCCTGGTGCTCGGCGAGGACCGGGTGCAGCGCGGTGACCAGACCGCCCGGGCTGCGGCGCCACTGTCGGCCCTCCGGAGTGCTCACCTCGTCGACTGGTAGACGGTTCGCCACAACGACAAAGGAGCTACGGACGGTCACGATCGGCCACCTCCGGTCAACGACGGGTCCAGCGCACGGCGTACTGAGCGTATCTGCGCTGTCTGGGGCCCCGTGCGGCAGTTACTTCCCCGGTCAGCGGCCCTCGAACCCGGACGTGATCTGCCCGACCTTCCCTTGACGGACCGGCACGACGACGGCGACGGGTCCTCGGCGACCGGTACCGGGTGACATGCCCCGGTGAGGGCGGGGTGATGTGGGCGGAGCACGGCGTACCTGTCAGGATTGACGACGGCGTGCGTGCGCGCGGCCGACCGGCCGGCGGCACGCGGGCGGTCCGGTCCGCCCTTCGCTCGCCGGCTCCCAATCGCAACGTACGGAGGTAGCCCGCACCGTGGCCCAGTTCATCTACGTCCTGGAGAAGGCGCGCAAGGCGCACGGCGACAAGGTCGTGCTCGACAACGTGACGCTGAACTTCCTGCCCGGTGTCAAGATCGGTGTGGTCGGCCCGAACGGCGCGGGTAAGTCCAGCCTGCTCAAGATCATGGCGGGGCTGGACCGGCCGAGCAACGGCGAGGCCCGGCTGATGCCCGGCTACACCGTCGGGATGCTGGCGCAGGAGCCCCCGCTCAACGACGCCAAGACCGTGCTCGGCAACGTCGAGGAGGCGGTCGCCGAGACCAAGGCCAAGCTCGAGCGGTTCAACAAGATCGCCGAGGAGATGGCGACCGACTACTCCGACGAGCTGATGGAGGAGATGGGCAAGCTCCAGGAGGAGCTGGACCACGCCGACGCGTGGGACATCGACTCCAAGCTCGAACTGGCCATGGACGCGCTGCGCTGCCCGCCGCCGGACGCCGACGTCACCGAGCTCTCCGGTGGCGAGCGCCGCCGGGTCGCGCTGTGCAAGCTGCTGCTGGAGGCTCCCGACCTGCTGCTGCTCGACGAGCCCACCAACCACCTGGACGCGGAGAGCGTGCTGTGGCTGGAGCAGCACCTGGCCAAGTACGCCGGCACGGTCATCGCCATCACCCACGACCGGTACTTCCTGGACAACGTGGCCAACTGGATCCTGGAGCTGGACCGCGGCCGGGCATACCCGTACGAGGGCAACTACTCCACGTACCTGGAGAAGAAGGCCGCCCGGCTCTCCGTCGAGGGTCGCCGGGACGCCAAGATGAAGAAGCGCCTCTCCGACGAGCTGGAGTGGGTGCGCTCCAACGCCAAGGCCCGGCAGACCAAGTCCAAGGCCCGGCTCGACCGGTACGACGAGATGGCCGCCGAGGCGGAGAAGACCCGCAAGCTGGACTTCGAGGAGATCCAGATCCCGCCGGGCCCGCGCCTGGGCAACACGGTCATCGAGGCGAACAACCTGACCAAGAGCTTCGGCGACCGGGTGCTGATCGACAACCTGTCCTTCTCGCTGCCGCGCAACGGCATCGTCGGCATCATCGGCCCGAACGGCGTCGGCAAGACCACCCTGTTCAAGACCATCGTCGGGTTCGAGCAGCCGACCGACGGCGCGGTGCGGGTCGGCGAGACGGTCTCCCTGTCGTACGTCGACCAGAACCGGCAGGGCCTCGACGGCGACAAGACGGTCTGGGAGGTCGTCTCCGACGGGCTGGACCACCTCATGGTGGGCAAGGTCGAGATGCCGTCCCGGGCGTACATCGCCGCCTTCGGGTTCAAGGGGCCGGACCAGCAGAAGCCGACCAAGGTGCTCTCCGGCGGTGAGCGCAACCGGCTCAACCTGGCGTTGACGCTCAAGATCGGCGGCAACGTGATCCTGCTCGACGAGCCGACCAACGACCTGGACGTGGAGACCCTCTCCAGCCTGGAGAACGCGCTGCTGGAGTTCCCCGGCTGCGCCGTGGTCATCTCCCACGACCGGATGTTCCTGGACCGGGTCGCCACGCACATGCTCGCCTGGGAGGGCGACGACGAGAACCCGTCCAAGTGGTTCTGGTTCGAGGGCAACTTCGAGGCGTACGAGAAGAACAAGATCGACCGGCTGGGCGCCGAGGCGGCCCGGCCGCACCGGGTCACCTACCGCAAGCTCACCCGCGACTGACCATGAGCGACCGGTTCGTCTACCACTGCACGCTGCGCTGGTCCGACCTGGACGCGTACGGCCACGTCAACAACGCCCGCTTCCTCACCCTCTACGAGGAGGCCCGGGTGGCGTTGATGTTCGCCGGCGGCCGGGCGTGGGGGGTCGGCTCGTTCGCCGAGGGCGTGGTGATCGCCCGGCACGAGATCGACTACGTGCGCCCGGTCGACTACGCCCTCGGCCGGGCCACCGCGGACGCGGCCCCGACCGTCCGGATCGAACTCTGGGTGGAGGAGATCCGGCGGTCCGCCTTCACCATCGCCTACGAGCTGTACGACGGCGAGGTGCTGGCCAGCCGGGCCCGCTCGGTGCTGGTCCCGTACGACCTGGCGGAGAAGCGGCTGCGCCGGCTCACCGACGACGAGCGGACCTTCCTGGGCAACTACCTGCTGCCGCCGGCGGAGGAGCCGGCGTGACCGGCGCTGGCGTGACCGGGACCGGGGTGGCCGGCGGGGCGGCGTCCGTCGCGTCGGGCGGGCACGGCCTGGTCGGTGTCGCCGACGCCGGTGCGTTTCTGGCCCGGCTGGTCCGGTTCGACCCGGCAACGGTGGTCCGGCTCCGCCCGGTCGACCCAGCCGGGCCGACGGCGCTCTGGGCCCGGCTGCCCTGGGGGGTGCTGGTCTGCCGGACGGTGGCCGGCCCGGGGCCGGGCGACGCGACGGTCGCCGCCGCCGACCTCCTGGCGGCACTGGCCGGGGACGGGACCGCCCTGCCCGCGCGGCGGGACGCGCAGTGGCGCTGGCCGCTGCCGTCGGGGTCCGGACGGGTGGTGGAGACGATCCCCGCCGCCGAGCTGCGTCGGGTGGCCGACGCGGCGGCCGGCACCCTGCGCGCCGCCGCGACGCACGGCGTGGCGGGGCGGGCGGTCGGCCAGCGCGCGGTCCGCGACGCCCTGCTGGACCACGTCGCGGTGGTCGTCACCGGCGAGTCGGGGGAGCGGGTCGAGGTGCCCCAGCGGCTGGTGCAGGGGGTGGTCCGGATGGGCTTCCTCGGACCGGCCGCCGGGGCCGTCCCGGGAGAGGTACAGGTACGCCTGGCCAACCGCTGGGTCGGTCTGGCCGCGCCGTACGGAGTCTGTTGGTCGCAGAACGTGGCAGACCTTGTCATAAAGCCATCGGGTGATCATCCGAACGGATGACCCCTAATCCTTCTTCTGTCCCGGGGCTGGCGTTGGGGGGATGCTTCGCGCCGGCTGTCCGGGTACCGTCCATCCTCGGATCCAACGCACCGTAGGCGTATGGATCCGCTGGGGAGTGAGGTGCGCGAGCGATGCCGTGGTGGTCATGGCGCCCCGGTCACGCCGGTGGTGGCGAGCCGGAAAGTCGGAGTGGGATCACAGTGGATGGCAGCGTCCGGGTCGGACCACCGGCACCACGCGAGCCGGGAGACGACTGTCTCCCCGCCGCAGACCGGCCGGTCAGCAAGGAGATGTCGGCCACCGTCGCGCCGGTGAATCTCGGTCGGGTCTGTGACGCGCTCGACCTGCTGGACGTCCGTTACCTGGCGGACGGCGACGGCAACCTGCTGGCTATGTGGGAACGGCACGCGGTGCTGGTCACCCTGGAGGGGCCGGAGGACGAGATCCTGGTGATGCGGGCGCGTCCACACGCGACCGTCCCACCGGACTGGGCCGACCGGGCCTACCGGGTGGTCAACGAGTGGAACCACACCCGACGGTTCTGCAAGGCGTACATCGGTGATCCGACCGAGCGCGGGCAACTGCCGATCTACGCCGAACTTCAGGTGCCGCGCGGCGCGGGGACGCACGACGCGCTCCTGGTCGAGCTGCTCGACTGCGGTGCGGCGGTCGCGACGAACTTCGTCGACTGGCTGCACGACGAGGGCGCTCTGCTCTGACGACGATGTCGGCGACGCCGGCCGGACCTCCGGCCGGCGTCGTTCCGCGGGGTCCGCTGGTCGGCTGCCCGCCGGCCCGGGCGCCTCGTGGGCCGTCGGGCGCTCGGCCTGTCGGCGAGGTCAGCGGACGGCCGGGTCCTCCATCACGTTGACCATGAAGTACGCCGCCCGCTCCAGGTAGTCCCAGAGCGTCGTCGCCACGTCGGACGGCAGGTCCAGGGAGTCGACCGCCCGACGCATGTGCAGCAACCAGGCGTCC
The nucleotide sequence above comes from Micromonospora pallida. Encoded proteins:
- the cobC gene encoding Rv2231c family pyridoxal phosphate-dependent protein CobC, coding for MRGQPIGAPVGVVPEPDLGHHGDAEVGDGLVDLAVNVRQAPMPPWLAEPVAAALGDLARYPDPVPARAAVAARHRRPPAEVLLTAGAAEGFVLIAQALRGVRRPVVVHPQFTEPEAALAAAGHRVERVLLDAADGFRLDPARVPADADLVVIGNPTNPTSVLHPADTIAALARPGRVLVVDEAFADTTAVPGVPGEPESLASRRDLPGLLVLRSLTKTWGLAGLRIGYLLGAADLLARLARVQPLWAVSTPALAAATACAAPEAVAAERAIAARLATDRDHLVARLAALPGVRVAGRPASAFVLLEITGADRIRLALRERGWAVRRGDTFPGLGPDWLRVAVRDPRTTDAFTEVLAEILEA
- a CDS encoding nicotinate-nucleotide--dimethylbenzimidazole phosphoribosyltransferase — its product is MAAARDLQARLTKPAGSLGTLEELSVRLAGLAGACPPPLPEPAAVAIFAGDHGVHAQGVTPWPQEVTAQMIGNFLAGGAVVNAFARQAGASVTVVDVGVATPLPVSGPPPAADASPGSPAVADVLPGVPATGAGIDAPRLVAAKVRAGTRDLTVTAALTRDEARAAVETGIRVADELIAAGAGILLTGDMGIGNTTPSAALVAAFTGSDPAEVTGRGTGVDDETYQRKVDVVRRALRRHQPEPADPLGVLAAVGGLEHAALTGLILAAAARRTPVLLDGVIAVSAALAAAAFTPHAVGAMIAGHRSAEPGATVALRHLGLDPLVDLGLRLGEGTGALLALPVVTGAARVLHEVATFDAAGVAEK
- the cobA gene encoding uroporphyrinogen-III C-methyltransferase — its product is MSENPYPLGLRLAGRRVVVVGGGTVATRRVPALLDAGADVLLVAPELTPALRAHVDAGRLHWEPRRFVPADLNGAWLVQVAVDDRAAAAAVSAVAAERRIFCVRADDRFAATAWTPAVTRHGPVTVGVLGGGDPHRSRATRDAVRDLLDGPDSPLRPEAGTGTRRRAGQVALVGAGPGDPELITLRGWRLLAEADVVIADRLVPGLLLDELHPDVELVDASKIPYGPSRAQEEINRILVERASAGAFVVRLKGGDPYVFGRGGEELLACAAAGVPVTVVPGVTSSIAVPALAGIPVTHRGVAHEFTVVSGHLAPEHPESRVNWPALAALRGTLVILMGLKNLSAITATLLAHGRDPATPAAVVQEGTTSAQRTIHSTLATVAADAAAAGLRPPAVVVLGDVVSALPHP
- a CDS encoding alpha,alpha-trehalose-phosphate synthase (UDP-forming), whose product is MTVRSSFVVVANRLPVDEVSTPEGRQWRRSPGGLVTALHPVLAEHQGTWVGWAGGTGAAPDPFEVEGIRLHPVPLSAEELERYYEGQSNATIWPLYHDAVETPAYKRRWRDAYRLVNARFAEAAAEVAAEGGTVWVQDYQLQLVPAMLRELRPDLKIGFFLHIPFPPIELFMQMPLRAEVLRGLLGADLVGFQQRLAAQNFVRLARHLLGLRYEGQMIQVDGRRVKAGAFPISIDVKEMERLAADPGIQARAKQIREELGNPKTIILGVDRLDYTKGIELRLKAFRELLSDGKLTVPEAVMVQVATPSRERVEHYQALRVKVEREVGRINGEYGRVGVPAVHYLHQSYSRSELAAMYVAADVMMVTPLRDGMNLVAKEYVASRADQGGALVLSEFAGAATELRQAFLCNPHDPEAVKEALLKAVHVERTEARRRMRIMQRHLRTHDVGHWARSFLSELGTPDVEAA
- the ettA gene encoding energy-dependent translational throttle protein EttA, coding for MAQFIYVLEKARKAHGDKVVLDNVTLNFLPGVKIGVVGPNGAGKSSLLKIMAGLDRPSNGEARLMPGYTVGMLAQEPPLNDAKTVLGNVEEAVAETKAKLERFNKIAEEMATDYSDELMEEMGKLQEELDHADAWDIDSKLELAMDALRCPPPDADVTELSGGERRRVALCKLLLEAPDLLLLDEPTNHLDAESVLWLEQHLAKYAGTVIAITHDRYFLDNVANWILELDRGRAYPYEGNYSTYLEKKAARLSVEGRRDAKMKKRLSDELEWVRSNAKARQTKSKARLDRYDEMAAEAEKTRKLDFEEIQIPPGPRLGNTVIEANNLTKSFGDRVLIDNLSFSLPRNGIVGIIGPNGVGKTTLFKTIVGFEQPTDGAVRVGETVSLSYVDQNRQGLDGDKTVWEVVSDGLDHLMVGKVEMPSRAYIAAFGFKGPDQQKPTKVLSGGERNRLNLALTLKIGGNVILLDEPTNDLDVETLSSLENALLEFPGCAVVISHDRMFLDRVATHMLAWEGDDENPSKWFWFEGNFEAYEKNKIDRLGAEAARPHRVTYRKLTRD
- a CDS encoding acyl-CoA thioesterase; translated protein: MSDRFVYHCTLRWSDLDAYGHVNNARFLTLYEEARVALMFAGGRAWGVGSFAEGVVIARHEIDYVRPVDYALGRATADAAPTVRIELWVEEIRRSAFTIAYELYDGEVLASRARSVLVPYDLAEKRLRRLTDDERTFLGNYLLPPAEEPA
- a CDS encoding YbjN domain-containing protein; translation: MPWWSWRPGHAGGGEPESRSGITVDGSVRVGPPAPREPGDDCLPAADRPVSKEMSATVAPVNLGRVCDALDLLDVRYLADGDGNLLAMWERHAVLVTLEGPEDEILVMRARPHATVPPDWADRAYRVVNEWNHTRRFCKAYIGDPTERGQLPIYAELQVPRGAGTHDALLVELLDCGAAVATNFVDWLHDEGALL